Proteins encoded together in one Bradyrhizobium sp. CB82 window:
- a CDS encoding class I SAM-dependent methyltransferase: MTEHTNNQKAHFESIHDAYEAHYYDKTSMAYRHQFIYAPLFANVQLNRASVADLACGSGHNSLALRRYFPSVRTTGYDISERACRDYQTSVGSAAHQVDLTRPLNAVETHDAAVVIGGLQYCIVDLETTMRNVARMLRPGGRLFMMEPNDEFLLSSIRRLWYRKDRWFEGDSEAALKHDEIASLAAPYFVTKRVIYAGGPAFYLIFNSLITRVRLRAKPYLAPLLFPFEELYNLLPGRSAYAMFLAEWQRTKEIP, translated from the coding sequence ATGACAGAACACACAAACAACCAAAAGGCTCACTTCGAATCTATTCATGACGCCTACGAGGCTCATTACTACGACAAGACTTCGATGGCCTACCGGCATCAGTTTATCTACGCGCCGCTGTTTGCTAACGTTCAACTAAATCGAGCGTCAGTCGCCGATCTGGCCTGCGGCAGCGGTCACAACTCTCTCGCACTTCGTCGGTACTTTCCATCGGTAAGAACAACCGGCTATGACATATCAGAAAGGGCCTGTCGCGACTATCAGACCAGCGTGGGCAGCGCCGCACATCAGGTCGATTTAACACGCCCGCTGAATGCGGTTGAAACGCATGACGCCGCGGTTGTCATCGGAGGTCTTCAATACTGCATTGTCGATCTTGAGACGACGATGCGCAACGTCGCGCGCATGCTACGTCCCGGTGGACGGTTGTTCATGATGGAGCCGAACGACGAGTTCCTCCTCAGCTCTATTCGTCGCCTCTGGTACCGAAAAGACCGCTGGTTTGAAGGGGACTCCGAAGCGGCATTAAAGCACGACGAGATCGCCAGCTTGGCGGCGCCCTATTTCGTAACGAAACGCGTTATCTATGCGGGAGGGCCCGCTTTCTACCTTATTTTCAATAGCCTGATCACGCGCGTGCGGTTGCGAGCAAAGCCATATCTTGCTCCCCTTTTGTTTCCCTTCGAAGAATTGTACAATCTTCTTCCAGGGCGCTCCGCCTACGCCATGTTTCTCGCGGAATGGCAGCGGACAAAGGAAATACCCTGA
- a CDS encoding LLM class flavin-dependent oxidoreductase, with product MAKRTRHIKLGLFLIIDGSHEAAWRHPDATSGQGMTFKRYVDVVTTADRNFFDFVFLADTLGITSDNLPMISRNARTECYDPIVLLSALAPFTQAVGLVATASTSYNDPYQVARRFASLDHLSDGRAGWNVVTSANRFEALNLSDDDLPPHEARYRRAREFVSVVKGLWDSWDDDAFVRDKASGMYFEPTKMHLLDHRGEFFSVRGPLNIPRSPQGHPVIVQAGSSEDGQDLAAATADVVFTAQENIEDAREFYAKLKARLQRYDRSEDDLIIMPGIFPVVGRSQSEAEDRFESLQSFLHPDVAIPFISRLGGLDLSGLTLDDMLPSVIDATNSSKSRQKLFVATAKRDSLTIRQMFMRFAGARGHLQVLGTPATIADCIEGWVSSRAADGFNVMPPLLPGSLNDFKDLVIPELQRRGLLSSAIRAGTLRERLGLRHPPDLSHIYTSDRADQGTAT from the coding sequence ATGGCCAAGCGAACACGCCACATCAAATTAGGCTTATTCCTCATAATCGACGGCTCCCACGAGGCGGCCTGGCGGCATCCGGACGCGACCTCCGGTCAGGGGATGACCTTTAAGCGATACGTCGACGTCGTAACCACTGCGGATCGCAACTTCTTCGACTTTGTCTTTCTTGCCGACACCCTTGGTATCACTTCGGACAACCTCCCAATGATCAGCCGCAACGCGCGCACGGAGTGTTACGATCCTATCGTCCTTCTGTCGGCTTTAGCGCCATTCACGCAGGCAGTCGGTTTGGTGGCGACTGCCTCCACGTCCTATAATGATCCCTATCAGGTCGCACGCAGATTCGCTTCGCTCGATCATCTGAGCGATGGTCGGGCGGGTTGGAATGTCGTTACCTCCGCGAACAGGTTCGAGGCGCTGAATTTATCTGATGACGATCTTCCGCCCCACGAGGCGAGATATCGTCGTGCCCGGGAGTTCGTCTCTGTTGTCAAGGGCCTATGGGATAGCTGGGATGACGATGCATTTGTGCGCGACAAGGCGTCGGGAATGTATTTCGAGCCGACTAAAATGCACTTGCTCGACCATCGTGGAGAGTTCTTCTCGGTGCGCGGCCCATTGAACATTCCCAGATCACCACAAGGCCATCCGGTCATCGTTCAAGCCGGATCGTCGGAAGATGGTCAGGATCTTGCTGCGGCGACCGCCGACGTCGTGTTCACTGCGCAAGAAAATATCGAAGATGCGAGAGAATTTTATGCGAAGTTGAAGGCCCGCCTCCAGCGCTATGATCGCAGCGAAGACGATCTCATTATCATGCCAGGCATATTTCCAGTGGTAGGGCGAAGCCAGAGCGAAGCCGAGGATCGCTTTGAAAGCCTGCAGTCTTTCTTGCATCCGGACGTTGCCATTCCTTTCATTAGCCGTCTCGGTGGTCTGGACCTGTCAGGACTTACTCTCGACGACATGCTTCCGTCAGTTATTGACGCGACGAACTCAAGCAAGAGCAGGCAAAAATTGTTCGTCGCGACCGCGAAGCGCGACTCTCTGACGATTCGGCAGATGTTCATGCGCTTCGCAGGCGCTCGAGGTCATCTGCAGGTCTTGGGTACACCTGCAACAATTGCCGATTGCATCGAAGGCTGGGTCAGTTCCCGCGCTGCGGATGGGTTCAATGTCATGCCGCCTCTGCTGCCGGGTTCGTTGAACGACTTTAAGGACTTGGTCATCCCGGAATTGCAACGTCGCGGCCTACTTTCTTCTGCCATCCGCGCGGGCACGCTGCGGGAGAGACTAGGTCTGCGACATCCTCCCGATCTGTCGCACATTTATACAAGTGATCGGGCTGATCAAGGTACCGCTACCTAA